One genomic segment of Flagellimonas marinaquae includes these proteins:
- a CDS encoding S41 family peptidase: MGTLHKVLIYFLILIISTVLNILFAQTADKIDWQEDLKTYRSSLEERHIHLFHSVTEGEFTKEWNAIYDRVDNLGDFQIILELMRLTRLVNDGHTAVSLRNVPIHRFPFEVKFIDQGWYVIKADKSYENLLKLRLSAIDGVPIEEVMAKVSEVAQFVENEYSQSIRTGSYMNISELLLALDITKNEQEAVFTFLDPDNTEVKITLEAIDEASYHKTTDFVHVSSGVPEITKPYNPKFRYLWYAPIQGTKALYINFESYPTFAQMQVFGEELVGSISANQIKQVVIDMRNNGGGDLYVGVVLAYALNLADSIDWENGVYVLTSNRTFSAGTSNAALFKQLLNAKVVGQPTGSNPNGYQDMDSFTLPNSKLTITYSKRLFRLSNQGNTALQPDNLITETRSDLLKGTDTVLKELIKGLQ; this comes from the coding sequence ATGGGGACCCTACACAAAGTATTGATTTATTTTTTGATTCTTATCATCTCTACAGTATTGAATATACTGTTTGCCCAAACAGCTGACAAAATAGATTGGCAAGAGGATCTTAAAACATACAGGTCTTCGTTGGAAGAAAGACACATCCATCTTTTTCATTCGGTGACCGAAGGGGAATTTACCAAGGAGTGGAACGCTATTTACGACCGTGTCGATAATTTGGGCGATTTTCAAATCATTCTGGAACTAATGCGGTTAACAAGACTCGTGAATGATGGCCATACGGCTGTATCGTTAAGAAATGTGCCCATACATCGGTTTCCTTTTGAGGTCAAATTTATAGATCAGGGATGGTATGTAATAAAGGCGGACAAATCATATGAAAACTTGTTGAAACTAAGATTGTCCGCCATTGATGGCGTTCCGATCGAAGAAGTTATGGCCAAGGTTTCCGAAGTGGCCCAGTTTGTGGAAAACGAATACTCACAAAGCATCAGGACAGGAAGTTATATGAATATCAGCGAATTGCTCTTGGCGCTTGACATTACTAAGAACGAACAAGAAGCCGTGTTTACTTTCCTAGATCCAGATAATACGGAAGTAAAAATAACATTGGAGGCCATAGATGAAGCTTCATACCATAAAACAACGGATTTTGTTCATGTAAGCAGCGGAGTGCCCGAAATAACCAAACCATACAACCCCAAATTCCGCTATTTGTGGTACGCACCTATCCAAGGTACCAAGGCTCTCTATATTAATTTTGAAAGCTACCCGACCTTTGCACAGATGCAGGTCTTTGGGGAAGAGCTGGTTGGCTCTATTTCTGCGAATCAGATAAAACAGGTGGTGATAGATATGCGCAACAATGGTGGCGGCGATCTATATGTCGGCGTGGTTTTGGCCTATGCCCTGAACCTTGCCGATTCCATAGACTGGGAAAACGGGGTGTATGTATTGACAAGCAACAGAACTTTTTCCGCAGGTACCAGCAATGCAGCGCTATTTAAACAACTGTTGAACGCAAAAGTTGTAGGTCAGCCCACCGGTTCCAATCCAAATGGATACCAAGATATGGACAGTTTTACATTGCCCAATTCAAAATTAACGATAACCTATTCCAAAAGACTTTTCCGTTTATCCAATCAAGGAAACACGGCCCTGCAACCAGATAATTTGATAACCGAGACACGCAGCGATTTGCTTAAAGGGACCGATACAGTTTTAAAGGAACTAATAAAAGGTTTACAATAA
- a CDS encoding serine hydrolase domain-containing protein: protein MKTILSGLILLMGFSCLGQQTTNKDIETLFYAQLERENVHNAFLQVYSKSKGIDIQLADNDNGSENPLSIDNPIYTASITKMLTATAIGILKDGKKLDFEDKIYRYLPEQLMKNLHVFEGKAYSKDITIAHLLQHTSGLPDYFTGTTVDGSPNVINQLLVDTSKSWSPQEMIEFAKEKMVPHFVPGQGYHYTDTEYVLLALIIENVSGTTLDRFFQQFIFEPLEMDASYINLKSAPIKNPLPMAKFYAGDIALSSIQSLSADWGGGGLVSTTQDLIQFLRAFQDDKIVKKETRLAMQHWVRETKGMEYGFGIRKVSFKNLFDTDTKLEIIGHTGSTASFLWYCPQLDTYIAGTLNQLEASRSIPQLVFEILTLIENK from the coding sequence ATGAAAACTATACTTTCAGGTTTAATACTATTGATGGGATTTTCCTGCCTTGGCCAACAAACTACAAACAAGGACATCGAAACATTGTTTTATGCCCAATTGGAAAGAGAGAATGTACACAATGCCTTTTTGCAGGTGTACTCCAAATCCAAAGGCATCGACATTCAATTGGCCGATAACGATAACGGTTCAGAAAACCCTTTGTCCATAGACAACCCCATTTATACGGCCAGCATCACTAAAATGCTAACGGCCACCGCCATTGGTATTTTAAAGGATGGCAAGAAGTTGGATTTTGAAGACAAGATATACCGGTACCTTCCGGAGCAATTGATGAAGAACCTTCATGTGTTTGAAGGTAAAGCATACTCCAAAGACATTACAATTGCCCATTTATTGCAACACACTTCAGGTTTACCGGATTATTTTACCGGCACCACAGTTGATGGAAGTCCGAATGTTATCAATCAATTATTGGTCGATACGAGTAAATCTTGGTCTCCTCAAGAAATGATCGAGTTTGCCAAAGAAAAGATGGTGCCCCATTTTGTCCCCGGGCAAGGCTATCATTACACCGATACGGAATATGTTCTTTTGGCCCTGATCATTGAAAACGTAAGCGGCACCACTTTAGATCGGTTCTTTCAACAGTTCATTTTTGAACCTTTGGAAATGGATGCCTCTTATATCAATTTAAAATCAGCTCCCATAAAAAACCCATTGCCCATGGCCAAATTTTATGCTGGTGATATTGCTTTATCGTCCATTCAAAGTTTGAGTGCCGACTGGGGCGGTGGTGGTCTGGTGTCCACGACCCAAGATCTTATCCAATTTCTAAGAGCCTTTCAAGACGATAAAATCGTAAAAAAAGAAACCCGTTTGGCCATGCAACATTGGGTGCGCGAAACCAAGGGAATGGAATATGGTTTTGGGATACGAAAAGTATCTTTCAAAAACCTTTTTGATACCGATACAAAATTGGAAATTATAGGTCATACTGGCAGTACCGCCTCTTTTTTATGGTACTGTCCTCAACTGGATACGTATATTGCAGGTACCTTGAACCAATTGGAAGCTTCAAGGAGCATACCGCAATTGGTGTTCGAAATACTTACCTTAATTGAAAATAAATAG